The following nucleotide sequence is from Aquarana catesbeiana isolate 2022-GZ linkage group LG08, ASM4218655v1, whole genome shotgun sequence.
aggaggattctgggaggtcacatgacatcactcttatctctattaataaaacacagacctgaccggagaggtgaggaggattctgggaggtcacatgacatcactcttatctctattaataaaacacagacctgacaggagaggtgaggaggattctgggaggtcgcatgacatcactcttatctctattaataaaacacagacctgaccggagaggtgaggaggattctgggaggtcacatgacatcactcctatctctattaataaaatagACCTGACcaaagaggtgaggaggattctgggaggtatCATTGTTACTTTTTTGAtacagagttttcctcctgtgaagtctggtgaTCATCTCATCATCAAGGTTCCTCAGTCCTTGAAACCTAAGGGGGACAGTGACAGGAAGATCCTGGAACTGACCAATAAGATcactgagctgctgacaggagaggtgaggaggattctgggaattctgggacattatccagtaacagacaagggatgtgtctggatggtgactgtatcattgtgtgtgtcaggttcctataaggtgtcaggatgtcactgtctatttctccatggaggagtgggagtatttagaaggacacaaggatctctacaaggacgtcatgatggacaatcagccgcccctcacatcaccgggtaagaggagactttattgtaaaggagagagcagtacggagggtccacctagatcccccatcatctgataaacacatagaaacaatgtattcagtcagtgtgtgtgtttcctacagatggatccagtaatgggaacccaccagagagatgtccccgtcctctgtattcccgggattccacacaggaagatgacTTCCTCCTTGATCAGGTAGACGGGAATGAAGGTCTAAAGTGTAAAAGTGACTCCACACTGTACAAGATTATATGCCTCTATGCAGTTTCATCATACAGATATTATTTTGTTAATTTAGCGTGAAGAACTGAGGGATAACAATGTTGGGgtcaaagaggaagaagaagagtcgTATGTGAGGGATGGTCTGCAGTCCATGGAGGAGGATCTGGTGATGGTGACAACCGAACACGAAGAATCTTCACTAAATATCAGCACAGGCGAGTAATGAACAAAATGTTTGTTCTACAAGGATTTGTGTTCATATTTGTAGTTTCTAATGAACTTTGGTAAAAACGTGAGAAAGAGAATGGTGAGGagacaatgtattcagtcagtgtgtgtgtttcctacagatggatccagtaatgggaacccaccagagagatgtccccgtcctctgtattcccgggattccacacaggaaggtcactgCTACGCACAATGTAGTCAGGTAGATAGAACCGATTGAGACCCCAGTCCATGTGAAATGATTTACTGTTCTGTAGAGTCCGGTGATATTTCATCGTCTTGATCTAGGCTGAAGATCTGAGTGAACTGAAAATTaagattaaagaggaagaagaagaaacgtATGTGATGGGTAATCTGTTTATGGAGGAGGCTGGAACAATGGTGACAGTTAAAGAGGAGGACTCTTCTCCAGATATCAGATCAGGTGAGTAATGAACATCAAATGCTGAAACTGATACCAGGGCCATTTTACTTCCACAAGTTTAAGATATTCAGAATGACGAACAGAGACGGAGATATAGCAGACCATGACATCCCTGAGATTGGACTGATTTATAAACTGTAGACCAGGAAAGCAGAAATGCTAAAATTGGTGTAAAACATCATATTGTAGGATAGAACTGTGGTAGACCTATCTTAAGTTTTCACCAGAATAATCAATACTTTGACAACTCGGtgtcccaacaaatgaggaggagatgctgtacaccacatgaaaggtccatctccattcctcaatataacgtcatgttcccaacaaatgaggaggagatactgtacaccatatgaaaggtccatctccattcctccaacataatgtcatgttcccaacaaatgaggaggagatactgtacaccatatgaaaggtccatctccattcctccaacataatgtcatgttcccaacaaatgaggaggagatactgtacaccatatgaaaggtccatctccattcctcaatataacgtcatgttcccaacaaatgaggaggagatactgtacaccatatgaaaggtccatctccattcctcaatataatgtcatgttcccaacaaatgaggaggagatactgtacaccatatgaaaggtccatctccattcctcaatataatgtcatgttcccaacaaatgaggaggagatactgtacaccatatgaaaggtccatctccattcctcaatataacgtcatgttcccaacaaatgaggaggagatactgtacaccatatgaaaggtccatctccattcctcaatataatgtcatgttcccaacaaatgaggaggagatactgtacaccatatgaaaggttcatctccattcctccaatataacgtcatgttcccaacaaatgaggaggagatactgtacaccatatgaaaggtccatctccattcctcaatataacgtcatgttcccaacaaatgaggaggagatactgtacaccatatgaaagatccatctccattcctcaatataatgtcatgttcccaacaaatgaggaggagatactgtacaccatatgaaaggtccatctccattcctcaatataacgtcatgttcccaacaaatgaggaggagatactgtacaccatatcaaaggtccatctccattcctcaatataacgtcatgttcccaacaaatgaggaggagatactgtacaccatatgaaaggtccatctccattcctcaatataatgtcatgttcccaacaaatgaggaggagatactgtacaccatatgaaaggtccatctccattcctcaatataatgtcatgttcccaacaaatgaggaggagatactgtacaccatatgaaaggtccatctccattcctccaatataatgtcatgttcccaacaaatgaggaggagatactgtacaccatatgaaaggtccatctccattcctcaatataacgtcatgttcccaacaaatgaggaggagatactgtacaccatatgaaaggtccatctccattcctcaatataatgtcatgttcccaacaaatgaggaggagatactgtactccatatgaaaggtccatctccattcctccaatataatgtcatgttcccaacaaatgaggaggagatactgtacaccatatgaaaggtccatctccattcctcaccATAATGTTGTCTTGTATATTCCTCAGATTTGTATCCTGTATACATGACTCCAGACTGGAGAACATGAAATATATTCGTGTTTATAACATTAATAAAGATCTCTTTCCAGCAGATGACATCATTGTCTGGAAATCCTCGATGGGACATCCGTTTCCAGAAAACTTTGCCAAGCGTGAAATCTCTAGTCCTGGCAGTATGGGGAGGTCCCTAGATCCAcgtaatcctgaggaatcttctccCGATAAGTCCTCTTCCCTCGTACATCAGCAAACCCACAATGAGAACCACCCTTTTatatgctcagagtgcgggaagtgcTTTCAGACAAAATCAAACCTCATCAGACATGAAAATGTTCACATCGGGAAGCGGCCCTAttcctgttcggagtgcgggaaagaCTATACCGCAAAATCGCATCTTGACAGACACAAAAAAAGTCACACTGGAGACCGCCCCTATTCGtgcccagagtgcgggaaatgctttaagCAGAAAGACCGTCTGTATGCCCACCGTAGAATTCACAAGGGTGAGACTCGTTTCTCGTGTGTGGAGTGCAAGAAGTCGTTCATAGACAAGGCACATTTTGTCAGTCACCTGAGAGTCCACACCGGCGAGAGGCCCTTCGCCTGCCCAGAGTGCGGGAAAAGCTTTTCACAAAAAGGACACCTCAATATCCATTTGAGACTTCACACCGGCGAGAAAGCGTTTgcctgtcccgagtgcgggaaacgtttcacCCATAAATCTACGCTCGTCAACCACCAGAGATTCCACACCGGCGAACAGCCCTTTTCCTGTACGGTGTGTGGGAAACGCTTCACGCGGAAAATGAGTCTTGAAAGACACCAGAAATTGAGCGAAACGTCTCTGTCCTGTGTGGAGTGCGGGATGCCGTTCAATACGAAGTGCGAGATGAAGATCCATCAGAGGAGCCACCCCAAGAAGAGGACCTATCAGTGTCCAGACTGCCCCAAATCTTATATATACCAGTCAGAGCTCCTCCGACACCAGAAGGCCCACACCACCTAGGAGCATCCCGAGTGCGGGAGATCCATCAGAGGAGCCACCCCAAGAAGAGGACCTATCAGTGTCCAGACTGCCCCAAATCCTATATATACCAGTCAGAGCTCCTCCGACACCAGAAGGCCCACACTGCCTAGGAGCATCCCGAGTGCGGGAGATCCATCAGAGGAGCCACCCCAAGAAGAGGACCTATCAGTGTCCAGACTGCCCCAAATCCTATATATACAAGTCTGAGTTCCTCCGACACCAGAAGGCCCACA
It contains:
- the LOC141104804 gene encoding uncharacterized protein isoform X3 — translated: MEEWEYLEGHKDLYKDVMMDNQPPLTSPDGSSNGNPPERCPRPLYSRDSTQEDDFLLDQREELRDNNVGVKEEEEESYVRDGLQSMEEDLVMVTTEHEESSLNISTDGSSNGNPPERCPRPLYSRDSTQEGHCYAQCSQAEDLSELKIKIKEEEEETYVMGNLFMEEAGTMVTVKEEDSSPDIRSADDIIVWKSSMGHPFPENFAKREISSPGSMGRSLDPRNPEESSPDKSSSLVHQQTHNENHPFICSECGKCFQTKSNLIRHENVHIGKRPYSCSECGKDYTAKSHLDRHKKSHTGDRPYSCPECGKCFKQKDRLYAHRRIHKGETRFSCVECKKSFIDKAHFVSHLRVHTGERPFACPECGKSFSQKGHLNIHLRLHTGEKAFACPECGKRFTHKSTLVNHQRFHTGEQPFSCTVCGKRFTRKMSLERHQKLSETSLSCVECGMPFNTKCEMKIHQRSHPKKRTYQCPDCPKSYIYQSELLRHQKAHTT
- the LOC141104804 gene encoding uncharacterized protein isoform X2, which encodes MSGINRKFRVRRELGGSREETLLELAAEEKEDPQRPTTKSRTMDGKQDHMTEKILNLTLEIIYLLTGESFPPVKSGDHLIIKVPQSLKPKGDSDRKILELTNKITELLTGEVPIRCQDVTVYFSMEEWEYLEGHKDLYKDVMMDNQPPLTSPDGSSNGNPPERCPRPLYSRDSTQEDDFLLDQREELRDNNVGVKEEEEESYVRDGLQSMEEDLVMVTTEHEESSLNISTDGSSNGNPPERCPRPLYSRDSTQEGHCYAQCSQAEDLSELKIKIKEEEEETYVMGNLFMEEAGTMVTVKEEDSSPDIRSDDIIVWKSSMGHPFPENFAKREISSPGSMGRSLDPRNPEESSPDKSSSLVHQQTHNENHPFICSECGKCFQTKSNLIRHENVHIGKRPYSCSECGKDYTAKSHLDRHKKSHTGDRPYSCPECGKCFKQKDRLYAHRRIHKGETRFSCVECKKSFIDKAHFVSHLRVHTGERPFACPECGKSFSQKGHLNIHLRLHTGEKAFACPECGKRFTHKSTLVNHQRFHTGEQPFSCTVCGKRFTRKMSLERHQKLSETSLSCVECGMPFNTKCEMKIHQRSHPKKRTYQCPDCPKSYIYQSELLRHQKAHTT
- the LOC141104804 gene encoding uncharacterized protein isoform X1, producing the protein MSGINRKFRVRRELGGSREETLLELAAEEKEDPQRPTTKSRTMDGKQDHMTEKILNLTLEIIYLLTGESFPPVKSGDHLIIKVPQSLKPKGDSDRKILELTNKITELLTGEVPIRCQDVTVYFSMEEWEYLEGHKDLYKDVMMDNQPPLTSPDGSSNGNPPERCPRPLYSRDSTQEDDFLLDQREELRDNNVGVKEEEEESYVRDGLQSMEEDLVMVTTEHEESSLNISTDGSSNGNPPERCPRPLYSRDSTQEGHCYAQCSQAEDLSELKIKIKEEEEETYVMGNLFMEEAGTMVTVKEEDSSPDIRSADDIIVWKSSMGHPFPENFAKREISSPGSMGRSLDPRNPEESSPDKSSSLVHQQTHNENHPFICSECGKCFQTKSNLIRHENVHIGKRPYSCSECGKDYTAKSHLDRHKKSHTGDRPYSCPECGKCFKQKDRLYAHRRIHKGETRFSCVECKKSFIDKAHFVSHLRVHTGERPFACPECGKSFSQKGHLNIHLRLHTGEKAFACPECGKRFTHKSTLVNHQRFHTGEQPFSCTVCGKRFTRKMSLERHQKLSETSLSCVECGMPFNTKCEMKIHQRSHPKKRTYQCPDCPKSYIYQSELLRHQKAHTT